In the Archaeoglobus neptunius genome, GATGAATGCAAGTACATACTGTGGTCTTGACACGGATTCCTTGGGTGAGATTATTTTCCCCTCCGCAACTGCCGTAATGATATACTCGACAAGCGTGATAAACATTGGCGGGCTTCAATATATGTTCGAAAACAACTTACCTGAGGTTTTAGAAGATATGCGGAATCACATTCAAGAATGTATCTACGACCCTGTATGCTCTTCAGAAGGAGGAGCTTGCTTTGCATGTATGTATCTACCAGAATACGTCTGCGGGTATCTCAATCAAACTTTGGATAGAAGGATTTTTACAGGTTCGGAAAGTTTGCGGGGGTTCTGGGAACATGGCTAAATTGACAGACTTATTAGAGATTATAGACAAAAAAACTTCGGTTGTTTGCTTAAGCTACCCCTTTTTTGATAAGTACGGGATATCTGCAGAAATTGAGTACTCAACTGTACTCTCACTGCATGACTGCTTCCAATTCCTATTTGAAGTTGCTGAAAAGAAAATAGATATTTGCTCCCCATTTATTGAAGCTAACGCCTTACTGAGGTATAAAGACATTCTGCGTGAAAAGATTGAAAATGGAGTAAGGCTCAGGATCGTGGCAAGGGTGTTAGATACCGCTGAGGACAGA is a window encoding:
- a CDS encoding phospholipase D family protein translates to MAKLTDLLEIIDKKTSVVCLSYPFFDKYGISAEIEYSTVLSLHDCFQFLFEVAEKKIDICSPFIEANALLRYKDILREKIENGVRLRIVARVLDTAEDRPLGKLNSIVQHINPQNYPNLKIYQYHYTSPRGKLLSGIHAKFITVDGKFCYLGSADIKNSSLLKNLELGVLTSDKEIVKVTEMIFKELVRVSDEVG